The Vigna unguiculata cultivar IT97K-499-35 chromosome 1, ASM411807v1, whole genome shotgun sequence nucleotide sequence ACCAGATGGATGCGAGAATCTCGATACGATACCTACACTGGGCATGGCCGCTGATTTCTTCAATGCAACGAACTTTCTTCGAGAACCTGCTGAAAAACTGTTTGAAGAGTTAACACCAGCTCCAAGCTGCATCATCTCCGATATGTGCTTACCATATACAAGCCTCATTGCTAAAAAGTTCAAAATTCCCAGGATTTCTTTTGTGGGAGTAAGTTGCTTCTATCTCTTCTGCATGTCTAACATACGCATCCATAATGTTATGGAGAGTGTAACTGGTGAATCGGAGCACTTCGTTGTGCCTGGTATACCtgacaaaattgaaatgaaCATAGCTAAGACAGGAATGGCAATGACTGAAGGCATGAGACTGGTTACTAATAGATTGTTTGAAGCTGAAATGGAAGCTTATGGGATGATCATGAATTCTTTTGAAGAGTTGGAGCCAGCATATGCAGGGGGGTACAAGAAGATGAGAAACAATAAACTGTGGTGTCTGGGACCACTATCATTTAGCAACAAGGATCACTTGGATAAGGCTCAAAGAGGTCAAATTGCATCGATTGAGGAGTGTCAACTCAGGTGTTGGCTTGATCGTCAAAACCCAGAAACTGTAATCTATGTATGCTTTGGAAGCCTGTGTAATCTAACAGCACCACAGTTGATAGAGCTTGGTTTGGCCTTGGAAGCATCAGAAAGACCATTCATTTGGGTTATCAGGGAAGCAAGTTATTCAGAATCATTGGAATTGGAAAAGTGGATCCAGGAAAATGGATTTGAGGAAAGGACAAGTGATAGAAGCCTTCTGATTCGGGGTTGGGCACCTCAATTGTTAATATTGTCACACCCTGCAATTGGAGGGTTCATAACACACTGTGGTTGGAACTCTACCTTAGAAGCAATATGTGCTGGTGTTCCAATGGTTAcgtggccactttttggagaccagTTCTTGAATGAAAGTCTTGCCGTGGATGTATTAAAAGTTGGAGTGAAGGTTGGAGTGGATCGACCTGTTACGTggggagaagaagaaaaaattggtGTGTTGGTGAAGAAAGAAGATGTTGAAAGGGCAATAGTAAAGTTAATGGATGAGAGAAGCgaaaatgaagaaagaagaaaaagggtgAGAGAGCTTGCAGAAATAGCTAAAGGAGCTGTAGAGAAAGGAGGATCCTCTTATTCTAATGCGACCTTGCTTATCGAAGATATAGCGCAAAAGATCAAACAAAAAGTATGATAATAGCATGCTGATTTGTAATAAAAAGAGCAACCTTGTAGTTTTGCACTTAATTATCTATGATTTGTATTCATAACTTCTTCCAAATTTATCCTTAAGTTTTGCAAATCAATACAACCTTTTAGGCGATTATTTTGTTTCAGAAGTACTATTGCTCTGTAATTTTTAGCAAATTGATTGAATTTCTTGTAAGACTCGACATCAGCAGCAGCTAGTTGAATGCAAATTAGGTGAGGGGgaaatgttatttttgttttatgtcaaCCCAAGCACATTGGTTTGCACagttaaattttttctttcaagtgATCATTTATGAGAAGAATGATAATTGAATGATTAATTTCGTTTTGCGGTGATGATAAACGAATAGGACGGTGATTCCTTAAAACCTCTCCTACTCCACaactaatttcattaaattgatacttataaaataaaaaacaacttcTTAATAacctaaaatattaatattttaattaactttatttatttttttaatttaaaatacagtatatattataaaattattaaaatttaattaaattttgagtgttaaaattttcattgtcaaatataaaattttataattagtataaaataatagtatatttaatatgatacaatcattgatttttatcattttcaaaacaatttaattaaattaaatctgttattaaaataatgatcaAATGAATTTAATGTTTTGGGTGAGTGTGAAACTATagttttccttcttctttttctaaatctatttccaaataaaaatatctttaagggaaataaaaatattttgacttaGACTTGTGTCTATAAGACTTAATCTTAATCTCATACCTCATGCTTACACGGTGAAATGAAATCTCacaataaagtttttgaatatatatatatatatatatatatatatatatatatatatatatatatatatatatatatatatatataatcatttgcaacataaagaaattataaaatatgaaacttttgtttttttatattaataaatctcatattatttaagagttgaaaagtttaaatatttttttttatcttgatcTGTTGAAGATGTTTTTGAAAAACAGAATCATGACCAAATTTCTTGCTCCAAAACGAAATATACTTAAAAACGCAGCTGTTGTTCTTGACAATCGTATAAACTTTAT carries:
- the LOC114189202 gene encoding UDP-glycosyltransferase 73C6-like, producing the protein MAPQEQQLHFVLFPLMAQGHMIPMMDIAKILVRRNVIVTVVTTPNNAARFTSIFDRYAESGFQIRLVQLQFPCKEAGVPDGCENLDTIPTLGMAADFFNATNFLREPAEKLFEELTPAPSCIISDMCLPYTSLIAKKFKIPRISFVGVSCFYLFCMSNIRIHNVMESVTGESEHFVVPGIPDKIEMNIAKTGMAMTEGMRLVTNRLFEAEMEAYGMIMNSFEELEPAYAGGYKKMRNNKLWCLGPLSFSNKDHLDKAQRGQIASIEECQLRCWLDRQNPETVIYVCFGSLCNLTAPQLIELGLALEASERPFIWVIREASYSESLELEKWIQENGFEERTSDRSLLIRGWAPQLLILSHPAIGGFITHCGWNSTLEAICAGVPMVTWPLFGDQFLNESLAVDVLKVGVKVGVDRPVTWGEEEKIGVLVKKEDVERAIVKLMDERSENEERRKRVRELAEIAKGAVEKGGSSYSNATLLIEDIAQKIKQKV